Proteins from a genomic interval of Treponema succinifaciens DSM 2489:
- a CDS encoding methionine ABC transporter ATP-binding protein — protein MQIKLNNLKKTYSGPNGKIAAVNGISLDIPENTIFGIIGKSGAGKSSLVRLISLLEKPDEGEIFYDNDRVDNLGKRELILRRRKIGMIFQNFNLFSSRTAEKNIAYPLEICGTPKEVIKPRVQEMLKLVGLEDRAASPISTLSGGQKQRIAIARALATQPDILFCDEATSALDPQTTTSILNLIRDIQKKMNLTVVMITHQMEVVRDACEQVAVVDSGKIVEQGSVKEIFSCPKSEVTKEFMRGIVSNSKDEIVRWSDEGGQFELHFVGEKTGEPVLSRMAKQFDVEFNIRAGGIQRIKNEDIGAMFVDFSGKKTEIGKALKFLREQGIIVEDVSGGKK, from the coding sequence ATGCAGATTAAACTTAACAATTTGAAAAAAACATATTCAGGTCCAAATGGAAAGATTGCCGCTGTAAACGGAATTTCATTGGATATTCCAGAAAATACAATTTTTGGAATAATCGGAAAAAGCGGAGCTGGAAAAAGTAGTCTTGTGCGTTTGATTAGCCTTCTTGAAAAGCCGGACGAAGGTGAAATTTTTTATGACAATGACAGAGTTGACAATCTTGGTAAACGTGAGCTTATTTTGCGCCGCAGAAAGATTGGCATGATTTTTCAAAACTTTAATCTGTTCAGCTCAAGAACCGCTGAAAAAAATATTGCTTATCCTCTTGAAATTTGCGGAACTCCAAAAGAAGTTATAAAGCCGCGTGTTCAGGAAATGCTTAAGCTTGTTGGACTTGAAGACAGAGCCGCTTCCCCGATAAGCACACTTTCCGGCGGACAAAAACAGAGAATTGCAATTGCCCGCGCGCTTGCAACTCAGCCTGACATTCTTTTTTGTGATGAAGCAACGAGCGCGCTTGATCCGCAGACAACAACTTCAATTTTGAATTTAATCCGCGACATTCAGAAAAAAATGAATTTGACAGTTGTAATGATTACTCATCAGATGGAAGTTGTGCGCGATGCCTGTGAGCAGGTTGCCGTTGTTGATTCTGGAAAAATTGTGGAGCAGGGAAGCGTAAAGGAAATTTTCAGCTGTCCTAAATCAGAAGTTACAAAAGAATTTATGAGAGGAATTGTTTCAAATTCCAAAGATGAAATTGTACGCTGGTCTGATGAAGGCGGGCAGTTTGAGCTTCATTTTGTTGGAGAAAAAACCGGAGAGCCTGTTCTAAGCCGCATGGCAAAGCAGTTCGATGTGGAATTCAATATCAGGGCAGGCGGAATTCAGCGTATAAAAAATGAAGACATTGGAGCCATGTTTGTTGATTTTTCCGGCAAAAAAACTGAAATAGGAAAGGCTCTGAAATTTTTAAGGGAGCAGGGCATTATTGTTGAAGACGTTTCTGGAGGAAAAAAATGA
- a CDS encoding RluA family pseudouridine synthase, with translation MKETLHFVKASTRYKREHKSDYGKERIEILYEDKDIVVINKASGLLSVPYPGSKSRTAIELLEKIMRKKGTFSESRRPFVVHRLDRDTSGVMMFALNERVQKKIMSSWKTMVTDRLYRAVAENPRRNHPELTDSGLIDEPLAKNACHQGYVPKKLGDNAETCEARTNFRVVLRGRTHTLFELSLDTGKKNQIRAHLASRHYPLAGDENYRARTDPFHRLALHARTLAFIHPVTGEKMSFEIPEPEEWELYVKKGDLHPQTPVWANERKERIQYNAQIENIKTPDHSLRRQARKMDFIARGKSGIK, from the coding sequence ATGAAAGAAACTTTGCATTTTGTAAAAGCCAGCACAAGGTATAAGAGAGAGCATAAAAGCGACTATGGAAAGGAACGCATAGAAATTCTATATGAGGACAAGGATATTGTTGTTATAAACAAAGCTTCAGGGCTTCTTTCTGTTCCTTATCCGGGAAGCAAGTCCCGTACTGCGATTGAGCTTCTGGAAAAAATCATGCGTAAAAAAGGAACTTTTTCTGAAAGCCGCCGGCCTTTTGTTGTACATCGTTTGGACAGAGATACAAGCGGAGTTATGATGTTTGCCTTGAATGAAAGGGTACAGAAAAAAATAATGTCTAGCTGGAAAACTATGGTTACAGATAGGCTTTATCGGGCTGTTGCTGAAAATCCCCGAAGAAATCATCCTGAACTGACGGATTCTGGTCTCATTGATGAGCCGCTTGCAAAAAATGCGTGCCACCAAGGATATGTTCCCAAAAAACTTGGTGATAATGCTGAAACTTGCGAGGCACGCACAAATTTCCGTGTTGTGCTGCGTGGCAGAACTCATACTCTTTTTGAGCTTTCTTTGGATACTGGAAAGAAGAATCAGATAAGGGCGCATTTGGCTTCAAGGCATTATCCGCTTGCCGGAGACGAAAATTATAGGGCCAGAACTGACCCCTTTCATAGGCTTGCGCTTCATGCAAGAACGCTGGCATTTATTCATCCTGTTACAGGAGAAAAAATGAGCTTTGAAATTCCAGAGCCAGAAGAATGGGAGTTGTATGTTAAAAAAGGCGATTTGCATCCTCAAACTCCAGTTTGGGCTAACGAACGTAAGGAGCGGATTCAGTATAATGCGCAGATTGAAAACATAAAAACTCCCGACCATTCGTTACGCCGACAGGCTAGAAAAATGGACTTTATTGCGCGTGGAAAATCAGGAATAAAATAA
- a CDS encoding leucine-rich repeat domain-containing protein, with product MDLPLIDVEIPEGTTEITGTTFHNHRMVSSIKIPESVLVIGENAFADCVNLKSVELTQNLMAIGKRAFYNCASLESVDIPSNITTIEEGTFEDCTGLQSIVLHENITSINEKAFANCTGIKNLVLPDNLISCAKSAFPNSEKYLPINKNYKYEDGMMFNTFNSMLLFYSGSKKNVATPEGIKGIGRRAFFGTDMESVRIREGVISIGEESFVNCGSDTKVIIPESVDFIENSAFGTSVKIFCKKASYSENWCRNNPNCIQLEDEEF from the coding sequence ATGGATTTGCCTTTAATCGATGTTGAAATTCCAGAGGGAACAACAGAAATAACAGGAACAACTTTTCACAACCACCGCATGGTTTCTTCTATAAAAATTCCAGAAAGCGTCCTTGTAATCGGGGAAAACGCTTTTGCTGACTGTGTGAATTTAAAGTCGGTTGAGCTTACTCAAAATTTAATGGCAATCGGAAAACGTGCATTTTACAACTGCGCATCCCTTGAGTCCGTGGATATTCCGTCAAACATAACTACAATTGAAGAAGGAACTTTTGAAGACTGCACCGGGCTTCAGTCAATTGTTCTGCATGAAAACATTACTTCCATAAATGAAAAAGCATTCGCAAACTGTACCGGAATAAAAAATCTTGTTCTTCCAGACAACTTGATTTCATGCGCAAAATCAGCATTTCCGAACAGCGAAAAATATCTTCCAATTAACAAAAACTACAAATACGAAGACGGAATGATGTTCAACACATTCAACAGCATGCTTTTATTTTACAGCGGAAGCAAAAAAAATGTAGCGACTCCTGAAGGAATAAAAGGAATCGGAAGAAGAGCATTCTTTGGAACAGACATGGAATCTGTAAGAATCAGGGAAGGCGTTATAAGCATCGGAGAAGAATCGTTTGTAAACTGCGGAAGCGACACAAAAGTTATAATTCCAGAGTCAGTAGATTTTATTGAAAATAGCGCGTTCGGAACTTCTGTAAAAATATTCTGCAAAAAAGCTTCATATTCGGAAAACTGGTGCCGCAACAATCCAAACTGCATCCAGCTTGAAGACGAAGAATTTTAA